The Deinococcus gobiensis I-0 sequence CCACTACACCGGAGAGCCGCATCGTGGGCGTGGGGGACCAGCGCCAGTCGCTGTACTCGTTCAAGGGCGCCGACGCCAATGCCATCGACCACTTCGCCGAGCTGTTCGGGGCCGAGCGCCGGCCCCTGTCCATCTGCTACCGCTGCCCCGCCAACCACGTCGCCTTTGCCGCACCCTACACCGACAACATTGAACCCGCCCCCCAGGCAATGGACGGCGTGTTGGAGGACATCGAGCACAACGACCTGCTGCGCCGCGCCCAGATCGGGGATCTGATCCTCTGCCGGGAGAACGCCCCCCTCGTGACCGTCTGCTATGACCTGGTGCGCCAGGGCACTCCCGCGCTCATTCAAGGCCGGGACCTCTCCAGGACGCTGGTCGCCTTCGCCCGGGACGCCGCGACCTGGGACGGTCAGAAGGTCGACCGGACGAAAGCCAGTGATGGCCTGGCCCTGGTAGAGATGTTCGAGAAGATCAACGCCTACGGGGAATCCCTCTACACGAAGATGCTGCGCCGGGCCGAGCGGGACGGGCGGCCGGCCGACATGCAGCTCGCCGGCCTTGCCGACAAGATCTCGGTGCTCAGCCTGGTGCTCGAGCAGGGCGGCGCACAGACTCTTGGGGAGCTGATCGACGACATTCGCCGCCTGTTCCGGGGCAAGCCTGAGGAGAGCGTGGTCCTGGCCACCATCCACGGGGCCAAGGGGCTGGAGGCGGATCACATCTACATCGTGGCGCCAGAGTTGCTGCCGCATCCGCGGGCCAAGACCGTGCAGGCGCAGGAAGCCGAGCGCTGCGTGATGCTCGTGGCCTTCACGCGGGCCCGCAAGAGTCTGCGGATCGTGCGGCCGCAGGATGGCGAGGACCCCGGCAGCCTCATTCCAGAAGCTCTGGTGCGCCACGAGGAGCCGGTCACGGCTCAGGCCAGCTGAGCTCAAGCTGACCTTCCCCGCCGCGCTGCGGACGGGAGACGCGCGGGCAACACCTCACTCTGGAGAGCCGTCACCATGCAGATGACCCAACCGATCACCCCGGAGATGCCCGACCGTGTCACAGAAGCGCTGCGCCTCCTGATCACCTGTTGCCGGGAGGCGGGCGGCCCCCGGGTGGAGACCCTTCGCCAACTCGACCGGAGCCACAGGGGCATTCTGGTCCTCCCACCAGAATTCAATACCCACGTCGACCACAAGCGCCTCTCTGAGCAGGAGTTGGTGGGGATCATCTACCGGACCTTCAAACGGGCTGAGCGCCTGGCCGAATCCGAAGCGAAGTACCTGCTGGGCTCATCCGACCGAGGGGCCCGTGCTTGACCTCAGCACCAGGGGGCTCTGGATGGGAGTGATCGACAGATCGTGGTTCGCCCCGTCCAGACCTGACCCGCAAAGCCATGGACCACACCCTGCGGCTTCCCTTCGCTGCCGAGGCCTCGGAGGACCAGTCCAGAACTGGCTCAGGCGAGCGTATGCCCTGCGCGTTGCAGGTTCAGCGCCAGGAGGCGCGTCAGAACCTCATCCTCACTCAACGGCCACACCCAGCCATAGGCCTCGGCGACCGCCTGATCGAGCAGGTCATGTGCGTCGGCCAGGGTGCTCAGGCCCGCTACCGGTTCCACCTTCGTTGCTCGGTACGCCGTGAGCAGGTTGTACATGTCCGTCAGGCCCAGCTTCACGCCACCCTTTCGGCCCGGCGCGTCCTTCCCGTGTAAGAACGCTCGAGTCTGCTCCAGATATCGCGCAGCTGCCTCGACCTTCACACGCTGCTCTGGCGTCGGCTGAGGGAATGGGAACGTCTCAAACGTCGTCGTGGGCGTATACCTCGGACGATCTTCCAGGCTCGTGCCCAGGCGTGCCGCCCAAGTCACGTGAATGCCGCTATTCAGCATCCCGAACATCTCGTCCTGATCGGATGCGATCACCGTCAGGGCGTCCCCTGGTACCGCGTCTGCTGGGCACCATACGAATGCCCGGTGTTTCATGTGCCGTGGCGTCGCCAGGAAGCGCCTCAATGAAGCTGTGGCCTCCCGAAGGGCAGGAACCGTGCGTTTGTACTGCCACCACTGCTCTCGAGTGCGCTTCTCATTGTTTTTCTCTCGAACGGGTTGAACGTGCTCTATCACATACTGCATGGGTCGTCGGTACTGCGCGGCTTCTTCCAGCGTCATCTGATTGAAGTCCACAGTCCAGCGATCCTTGTGGCGCTCCGTCAAATCCTCACCACCCAGAAACACCTTCAACACGTCGCGGTTGCTCACGCCGCTGGGATTCGGCAAGTCCAGCCACTCCCGCGCCACCGTGCCCGGCAGGTCGAACTTCCCCGCCGGCTTCACGCCCTCAAACGACAATCCCGCATTCTCCGGCAGCCGCTGGGCCTGGCGCACATCCACTCCACTGGTCAGATCCGCATTGAAGACGCCAACCGCCTGTGTACATGTCACGCGCCCGGCAACATCGGTTTCGTCCCCTTCATGCCAATGCAGCGTGCGCGCCTGTTGTGTCCCGTCATCAAAGCCCACCACGCTCACCCGCACCGCCGCGCCGTCCTGCACCCAGGCCCGGTCCGGCCACGCCATAAAGATCCCGCCCGTCTCCTGCACGCGCTGGAGCACTTCAGCGTTCGCGCCTCCTCGGATGCTGTTCGTGGCGATCAGGCCCGCGCGCCGTGTGCGACCGGCCGCGATCTCCGCGCGCACCTTCTTGTCACCGTTCACGATAAATGCTACTCGTTCATTGAAAATGCTACTGAACCTGACGACCCTCTCCCACGGCAGGTGGCCGCCTGACCAGAGGCTGGCCACGACTCCGCAGCCTGATCGAGGACGAGAGGCTGTGGCTGGTCCGCTGGCTCGGCCCTCTGCGCCGCAACCCTGACGTCGAAGGACAGCTCTCCATCAAGGTCATCGTCGCTGCCCACGCCGGTGAGTCTCCCCGGCCCTTCCATCGGCACTTCCAGGCGCGGTGGCTGACGGACTTCCAGGTGGTCGAGT is a genomic window containing:
- a CDS encoding UvrD-helicase domain-containing protein — encoded protein: MSLFENIDNARSRAARTKKSKPLPEPDTYQRVIRDDFRAGLRAMCVDAAPGSGKTTLLQMLAEIILQDELLPEGEKAVFLAFNTKIVKALKKVLPDIFDIRTVNSLGYLICRENIEGLQFEPKKYEDLIRRIVDDLKIPSPAKRRDLLERLTACTELHVGHNLGLNIPQDDWVEVMIGVDAPVLGAEEALYQLTLRVLRQGLKMLQDEKIVSFLDQTLAPSVFGWRLAQPYRYLLVDELQDLDRASLNLLQAATTPESRIVGVGDQRQSLYSFKGADANAIDHFAELFGAERRPLSICYRCPANHVAFAAPYTDNIEPAPQAMDGVLEDIEHNDLLRRAQIGDLILCRENAPLVTVCYDLVRQGTPALIQGRDLSRTLVAFARDAATWDGQKVDRTKASDGLALVEMFEKINAYGESLYTKMLRRAERDGRPADMQLAGLADKISVLSLVLEQGGAQTLGELIDDIRRLFRGKPEESVVLATIHGAKGLEADHIYIVAPELLPHPRAKTVQAQEAERCVMLVAFTRARKSLRIVRPQDGEDPGSLIPEALVRHEEPVTAQAS
- a CDS encoding type IIL restriction-modification enzyme MmeI, whose product is MNGDKKVRAEIAAGRTRRAGLIATNSIRGGANAEVLQRVQETGGIFMAWPDRAWVQDGAAVRVSVVGFDDGTQQARTLHWHEGDETDVAGRVTCTQAVGVFNADLTSGVDVRQAQRLPENAGLSFEGVKPAGKFDLPGTVAREWLDLPNPSGVSNRDVLKVFLGGEDLTERHKDRWTVDFNQMTLEEAAQYRRPMQYVIEHVQPVREKNNEKRTREQWWQYKRTVPALREATASLRRFLATPRHMKHRAFVWCPADAVPGDALTVIASDQDEMFGMLNSGIHVTWAARLGTSLEDRPRYTPTTTFETFPFPQPTPEQRVKVEAAARYLEQTRAFLHGKDAPGRKGGVKLGLTDMYNLLTAYRATKVEPVAGLSTLADAHDLLDQAVAEAYGWVWPLSEDEVLTRLLALNLQRAGHTLA